The Syntrophaceae bacterium genomic interval CCCCGGCGGAGGTGAAGGCCGACGTCCTGTCGTTCTTCCAGGCCCGTTTCCAGAACCAGCTCATGACCCAGGGCTACGCCTATGACGTGGTCGACGCCGTCCTAGCCGCCGGGGCGACCGACGCCGTGCAGGTCCTCCTGCGGGTCAAGGCCATGGACGTCTTCAAGTCCCACGAGGCCTATCGGCCCCTGGCGACGGCCTTCAAGCGGGCGGGCAACATCATCCGCGACTTTCAGGGAGGGAGCGTGGATCCCTCTCTTTTCGAGGGCGAGGAGGAAAAGACGCTCCATGAGGCCTTCCTGTCCATGAAGGAAAAGGCCCAGTCGGGCATCTCCCGGCACGATTATATGGCGGCCCTTTCGGAAATGGCCGGGATCCGCGGACCGGTGGATGCCTTCTTCGAGAAGGTTCTGGTCATGGCGAAAGACGACCGGATCCGTTTCAACCGCCTGTCGCTGCTCAGCGAGATCTCCTCCTTTTTCCGGCAGGTGGCCGATTTCTCGAAGATTGTTACGGAGTCGTGAAACGGGGGAAGAAGCCCGGAAGGGACGGCGGATTCCCGCGTGCCTTGACCCCGTTTCCATGGGGAGCAACAATGCCGGTGCCCGCGGATCGGCCGCGGAGCCGGCCTTGACAGAAAAAGGAACAGCCGGTCTGCAGGCGTCCGATCGGGAATGCGTGCGGACCGGCGGGAGTGAATAATATGGCGTCGGATCCCGTCAGCAGCAAAAAAATCTCCGAGCTCGAAGAGAAGCTCATCCTCCGCAAGCAGCTTCAGGACATCACCAACCGCATCCATGCAGCCCAGAACCTGAAACAAATCCTGGTGGACCTGAAGGACGGCATCCTCACGCTGTTCGACGCCCATTCCGTCACGATCTATGTCGTGGACAAGATCCGCAACGAAATCTACTCCATGTTTCTCAGCGGAACGGAGCTCAGGGACATCCGCGTTCCCATCAGCAACAAGAGCATCGCCGGCTTTGTGGCCAACACGGGCAAGACGGTGAACATCGCGGACGCCTATGACGTGGAGGAACTCGGGAAGATCGACAAGAATCTGAACTTCGACCCGAGCTGGGACAAGAAGACGGGGTTCCGGACCCGACAGATCCTGGCCATGCCGGTTCTGTACAGCAATACCGTGATGGGGGTGGTCCAGATCATCAACCGCAGGGGCGCGACGGGCAAGTTTTCCGAGGATGAAGAGAATTTTCTGAAGGAAATCGCCCAGGTTCTCGGAGTCTCCTTCTTCAACCAGGAGCGGTTCGCCAGGAGGCGGAAGACCAAGTTCGACTATCTCGTCGTTCGTGGACTTCTGAAGGAGGAAGAACTGGATGGCTCCTGGGACGAGGCCCGGGAACAGAAGGAGACCATGGAAAACTTCCTGATGAAGAAGTTCAAGGTCTCCAGGGAAGACATCGGGAAATCCTACGAAGAATTCTACCGCTGCCGCTTCATCCAGTTCAACGACAAGCTCCCCATTCCGGGGGAGCTCCTGAAAAACCTCAAGCCCGAATACCTTCGCCGGGAGCTGTGGGTGCCCATCGAGAAGATCGACGGCCAGATTCATGTCATCGTCGACGACCCGAACAACATCCTCAAGCGGGACACCATCGAAAGCCTCCTGAAGACCAAAGCCGTCAAGTACGACGTCTCCCTGCCGGAGGACATCATCAAGTACATCGCCCAGTTTTTCCATTCCACGGTGGACGAGACCTCCATCTCGGAGATTCTGGGCAGGATGGACGCCCCGGATGAGGAGGCGTTCGAGGAGGGTGAGGAGGTCGTCACCGAGTCGGACAGCGCCATCATGCAACTGGTGAACAAGATCATCAACGATGCCTACCACCGGCGGACTTCGGATATTCACATCGAGCCGAAC includes:
- a CDS encoding GspE/PulE family protein produces the protein MASDPVSSKKISELEEKLILRKQLQDITNRIHAAQNLKQILVDLKDGILTLFDAHSVTIYVVDKIRNEIYSMFLSGTELRDIRVPISNKSIAGFVANTGKTVNIADAYDVEELGKIDKNLNFDPSWDKKTGFRTRQILAMPVLYSNTVMGVVQIINRRGATGKFSEDEENFLKEIAQVLGVSFFNQERFARRRKTKFDYLVVRGLLKEEELDGSWDEAREQKETMENFLMKKFKVSREDIGKSYEEFYRCRFIQFNDKLPIPGELLKNLKPEYLRRELWVPIEKIDGQIHVIVDDPNNILKRDTIESLLKTKAVKYDVSLPEDIIKYIAQFFHSTVDETSISEILGRMDAPDEEAFEEGEEVVTESDSAIMQLVNKIINDAYHRRTSDIHIEPNVTKKNVEIRLRVDGDCGLYQTVPFSYRNALVSRIKIMSNLDITVKRIPQDGKIKFRRAGGDEIELRVATIPTQGGVEDVVMRILAKGETLPLEAMGMLPRNYKELVNSCEKPYGMVLVVGPTGSGKTTTLHAALKHINTPDRKIWTAEDPVEITQYGLRQVQVQPKIGFDFAAAMRAFLRADPDVIMVGEMRDFETAKTGVEASLTGHLVFSTLHTNSAPETITRLLDMGIDPLNFADALLAILAQRLVRTLCKNCKEAYHPTQAEFEEIVMSYGQEDFGKLNVPYSEGLTLYRPKGCPACDGSGYKGRMGIHELLLGTDEMKRLVQKHATIEEMRALAMDQGMTTLLQDGIQKAIQGVTDFKQVRRVCIK